From the Pangasianodon hypophthalmus isolate fPanHyp1 chromosome 18, fPanHyp1.pri, whole genome shotgun sequence genome, the window caaaaaataattgaCAAAGCACATTTCAGCATGTTTAGAATAATTATTCAAGCACAGTCACGTTACATGTTTTGAAAATTCCaaattcagcagcttataataTACAGGACCAACCGTTAAGAAGAAAATTGCAGTaaggctgggtgatatgatgatatgatatcaatatcatgataaattatatcacaatacacttttctggaaTATTATGATGTGTTTTTAGAACTGATCCAACACCCAGGATCAGTATCGAGTCGATaccagtgagaaaaaaaaaaaaaagtcgaatggattcagacaaaaagaaaaaaaaaggaatttgatTTGATCCGAtaacaaatggaaaatattagaactggatttttttaatttatatttggtATTGATTGTATTGTTTGTTAGAATAGattttttactatatttttaatttactgtatttgcagtataagtgatttttgtgtgaaagctaCAGTTTTGTGTAAATCATGTTTTTAGCTGTGTATTTGtcttgtatttttaatttgtaaatgtctttttttaataacaagcAGCTGATTTTATAAAGTTTCCTACTGTTTGAATCTGTTTAATCATCTTCTTAATCTTTTTCAGAATTACATTATTTTGTAGGCAATACATAAAAGcatcaaatacatttttcaagctttatttttaaatgcaacaatactgttttgctggcagtttgatACAAAACCTGTATAttgctttgtagtctccatcaGAAATATATATGTATCATGCTCGGTCACGAGGTCGGTGTCTACGAATACATTGAGCTGTTAGAGAGGACTACGTATAGCAAGAAAGCACACgtcatcatttttaaattaaattattgatAATTTAAGTGCTATGACTAAGCGATCTTTTGATATGCGTAAAGCATCGggacacttttatttaatataacttttttttgtcctaGATTGACCGTATTGAGGAGCAGCGACTGAAGTGTCAGGGTAGTCTGGAGAGGGCAGAATTCAGACATCGACGTGAGCAACTCTCAGATGAAGACAAGTAAGAGTGCACACTTTGAGGATGGAGAAATTATTACTAAATGTTGAGGCTATTACACCAAGCCACATAAGGCTTTAATACTTCTGTGTGTTTCCACAGACAGGCCCTTGAGGATGAAATGGCGATCATGAATGAGAGGATAAGGAAGTATGGTAATGcagaaaaagtacattttagtcacaaaaaatgttgtgttgtagtagttgtggtcACCTAGAACCCATGTGCAGTTGATTAGATGTGTATTTTGCATCTGTTTCAGAGAAGGAGCTTGCAGATTTGCGAGGAGAGAACAGGAGGAATATGATGCTCTCTGTAGCACTGTTGGCCATCAGTGCTCTTTTCTATTATGCCTTTGTTTATTAAGGACACCTGCAGCCACACACTGCCTTGACCTGTCATCAATCTTCTGTTTTTAGAAGGCTGATGGCGAAATGCATCTTCCTAAGTGCAAGCCTGTTTGCTGGAGGCTTAATCCTGGATATCATGATCACAAAatcatttacatatacattactgtgcaaaagtcttaggcaccctatttttttaagtacaaattttattatagatttttattttatgacttctacattatcgagtcagtaaaaaaacattttagatttcaaaacattagttttccagcacaaaattaaatgttacagaaaaatgtttgtatgtcagtaaagaaagcaacagattacataagagacacttttcagacaaaaaaacataatgaaggctcctgggttttgctgcaaaaataagaagaaagtgtgacagtcaaagtctccagaagaactgtggctggttctgcaagatactcagtaacacttacagctcatttccttataaaactgcacacattgtacttGAGActactgtttgttattttttttaaatagtggtcatcacaccaaatactaactttatttcatttattaccatttactgctctttatagtattttttaaatgtagaaacataaaatttaattatttttgaagacatcttgctctagcatttttttttttgcatgtgcctaagacttttgcagtaGTGTTATTGCAGTActgtgttttttatatatatatacacacacacacacacacccctgggTTCTGGGAGAAAAATGTTCCTCTCTTTTGACCATAATTCAGAATtgcacataaaatatataaaaagacagaaacagtaaaaatagaaagagagaatttTTTAGATTTGTAAAAATCCAAAATCAGAAGCTAAACTAAAGTTCCACATTTGTATCACATTCgaaatcattttaattgtatCACCATTAATATTTTCACATACACgggtctttttttttggggACCATTTTTGTtaggggtgtgcaaacttttgcactcccATATGTCATGTATTATTagcacaaatatacagtataaagatcTACGCAAATTTCATGTGCACTTGTCTCATACTTGCCAAAAGCTACATTTGCAGATAACACtacatgtgtgtattttccataaaactgtatatatttgagctgctgttcttttttttttttctttttttttttttttttaaacttttaatgtatattgtgtatacatcatttacttattttaatgaAGGACCACTTTGGGTAATGTATTATATGCTgggtgtcttttctttttttattttgtggtaGTTTTGATGACTGCCATCTGTGTGTGAATATCAGTATGTGCATCAACTATCTTCAGGCCTTTGTGGtataataaaaggaataaatcatgacagggcatgctgttataggaaaataatcaacaacgaggtggtgtgatgcagcaggaTGCGAAGCTGAGGGCCGTTACCAACCcagagtttgttgttttgtttgtttgtttgttttttaataattacaatcttttattaattattaataaacaacagaTCATACTTTAatcattaaattacatttaatgttgtatacTTAATGTTGAAACAAGTTACTttgtgttatcacttacattatagcagcataaaacagtcattccctcatcagcctcttttttatcctctcttttgaagttaataatacaaaaaaaaaaaaaaaaacgtagcttgtcatgttaccgagaaaccggaaTGTgcaaactcatctgtcctgaaaactttcccatggtggaaaacttactgacactggagactccttccataaatgtccaGTGaccatctccttacagaaaacgtcacacTCTCATTCATTATAAgttaacagcacattttttaaatcagattattattagCGTTATATTATGTGGTGCATCCGCAATACAAGTCTCTtagaatgagttgttactatagaaataataacatagtagaaggagggcattaatataaacctgtgatgtgaatTATAGCtggcactactatcagagctgctgtaatagaaactTATACCCCATTGTGGTTgagttcttgaatctgattggtcagaaggtgtggattatttttgtatagctCAGACAGTaattccagctgtaacatgaacgttaagtttatattaatgcgctcattttaatacattatttcttctacagtaacagctcattctcaaTGACttgccacataatctaatattaaatagatagaaaaaaatatatatatatattactccTAACAAATAACTTCACGAAATcaacgattatatgtttttctttgttaaactatatatatatatatatataactttgcaaagcaccatGACCGTTACAATGCGCTTACACCAGAGACGctttccataactgttaaataaatgtctcctaacaaataacttataatatatatatataagaagttatttgttaggagacatttatttaacagttatggaaagCGTCTCTGGTGTAAGCGCATTGTAACGGTCatggtgctttgcaaagtttcgacatgggaaagtcttcatgacagagtttacactttctggtttctcggtaaaatgTCAAGCTACAggttttgagagagagagatttagagAAGGAGAAGCTAGTGAAGAAaagactgtttattgttgctctTACATAAGCCATAACTGGAACTGACTTGTCtcgtagatgttccacaacactgaTTATTAAAGTTTTCAAAGTTATCAACACTATTTCATCGTATGGTCACTACTTAAGCAAGTGTAGTGTGTACATAAAGTATATGCTATAACAAGCCAGATGTGGAaggatattttaaataaagcatgtcTGAACTGTAATTCTTATCATTCTTGTGACTGCTAATGGGCTCTTCACTTACTTGTGTCACAGGGAATGATTATTACACACATGTTCAAGGTGAAATGTTAATTCAGCCGGCCTCATGAGGTTGAAGTCATCTCCATTACACACACGAACTTGATTTCAAAATTGAAATGCAGTCTGGAGGCGTATTGTGTGACCGTGTTTGATGCAAAATGCCATAAATTACCAAATGtgatacaaacacattctgtcCTTACTCACCGAGTGTTTTCCAGGTAACTGTTTATTGCATTTCAACAGGACTTACATGCACAGAAGAATATCGGGACAGAGGGGGGTTATTACATCCAAAAAATTAAGATccaccaaaaaagaaaacaaaactaacCAGCACATCCATTGttaatataacattattccaccaGTCTTTCCACCaaccagggtttttttttttccacatttccttACTGCAATGGATCAAAACATCAAAAAGCCAGTTTAGTCAGTATAATGGACTGATGGTAAAACCAATGGTAGATGGTTTTgtagatgtaatttgtaaatatctTGCCATCTTGCTCCAGTTTAAGATCCAAGGAACTGTTGTGCTCTTGTGCACTACCACAATTCACTACAAGGTGCTGTTAAACAGAGCTAGATTGCATTCAGGTGGCAGGAATACATGTATTTTTACAACCGGAAATATTTTGTACCACCTCTTTTAATACATAAAGTACTTTCAACATAACTAAAATAGATTCTTTTATCTCAAAATAAAGACTAAAGATAAAATATTCCAAATGCATATTGGTTGTTAATAGGCCTTGTCCAATGTTGCGTGTCACATGTCACtgacagaagaggaagaaaagcaAGTCATTAGCAAAAACAGAGCGGAGATGCTACACAAACCTTAATACGTCCGTTAATGCTATGTTCATTCATGTGGTCCCAGAAACTGTATGGCTAAGAGCTAGACAACTAATACTTCAATGACAACATGGATCCAGTGAGCCCAGTGATATGTACCACATCAAACACATTATTTTTCTCCACAGAAAACATTACACCTGTTTGGGTTACATTACATCTGTTTGGgttcctcacagaaaaaaaacaggctggaaaaaacaaaaaagaatacaCATCCACCACTGCGGATGTACAAGGATGCATCCATCAATACCTTTTTTTATGGGTTGTCTTTTTAAATATAGCCTGGAAACATTaaaatacgcacacacacatatacattatcACTTTCACAGGTTGTAATACAACattagacagaaagagagaaggagggatggAAGTAGACCCTGAGGATACTGGTCTGAAAAGAAATGCACACATCCATTTCCTCAGGGTCATAGTCGCTGACGTGCtatgatgacacacacacacacacacacacacacacacaaagagaaaatagCTTTTAGTTCATTTTCATAGTTTTTAGTCATTTTGTAGATATTATTTCTGGCTGATGAAATGATTAATACCTGAGTATTAAAAAAGTGAAGAAGTGTGGATGGATGTACCTGATGGTGACCTATAGGAAGTCCTTGATGTTCAGGTCAGCAAGGGGATCTTTGGGAGGAGGAGGCTTTCTGGGGCTCTGGGTCATTCCAGAAGACATCTGTagaggaaaaaacacagctACAGGGTCAGAGATGAGtgttgtgtctgtgttgtgtctGTATAGCTATGCCATACTACCAACTTATACGCATCCttcattaaaatgagcaaacattgttcttttcttctttttttttttgatatgtACGTTTAGCAGTCAATAAAATGCCTCTATTTCAAATAGATATGTGGTGTTTTATATTATCATTCAGCACAGATATGTGTTTTACAACTGTAGTTTTAGACATGTCAGgtatcaaatatattttttaaaaaaagcaaaaaaagaaggaatCCTGCTATTTATAGAACAACTAACTTCTGTCTTGAAAACTGAACAAATAGgaacacactatatggccagaagtaggtggacacctgaccatcacacccatatatggttcttccccaaagtgTTACCAGGATTACTGGAATTAAGAGGTGCAAACATcgtccagcatgacagtgctcctgtgcacaaagcgagctccatgaagacatggtgtgttaaggttggagtggaagaactcgagtgtcctgcacagagccctgaccaaACAgaaggactaaatctggaatgttcaacaagcatgtatgagtgtgatggtcaggtgtccacgtgTGGAATATAAAAGTTCAAGTGGATCTGCTATTTCCAAGATTTAGAAGATGTAAAGTCTCtatgccaaataaataaattattttgcaaTGTGTTAATTTGCAATACTTCTTGTGTCCTAGACTTTATTAACATGCGATGAATGATGTTTTAAGCCTCAACATATAAGGACACTTTATAATCATGTTTAACAAATATACAACAAGTGAAAAAgtattgatattttttttatttcaaaacaatcATTGTCCctacatttaatattcagttGTGTCCCCTGATGAGAACAAAAGCACTAAGCAtgttcctgtaatgtctaacaagagTGGAGACCCTTGTAGAGAAATTCTTCATGTGGAATGATTCAAGCTCCTTCATGTTTGCACATGTTGAATGTCATGTTCATTTCACTGGTTTTACAATAAAGTTCAAAAACAGGGACTGAGCTTCTCATTGCAAAACACTGACTAcaaccaggttttgggctgaaatatcctggtacATAGCAGAATTCACAATACCATCAATCTTCACCTGAAACACCCGCCACAAAACAGCACCAAAGCATCAATAATCCACATCCATATTTTACACTCAGGTATCAGGTGCTTTTCCTTGTACACAGTCCTGTTTTTTCATCAAAATTTGCTTTGAACACCACATGGTACAGGCTCCATATTTGTAGAGTCACTCACAGGAAAGGAATCTTTTCTGCAACTCTTACAAACAGTTATGTTATGGAAGTGGCATCTATTTTAAAACTTGAAAACCCCAGGAATCAAATGTTCTTTGCCTCTCGCTGTGCAGGGATATAGTATGCTTGTGTGTTCTGTTTCTTGGAAATATTCAACTGTTACagactttttattttgtctctgaTTGCatgtaattgtatttttaacCACTTGTGTACTTTAAATGTAAGGCTTAGAATAGTGCGCGcgcgcgtgagtgtgtgtgtatggttatgGTACCGGTGCTGCAGGTGCTCCTGCTGCAGGAAACTGCGGTCTCATCATAGGCTGCTGGGGGAACATCATGGGAGCCGCACCTGTTGCACCGGGCTGTGTGtgacagacagactgtgagacACACGTACGCTTTCATACACACAAGCACTCGGGAAGACACACGTACACATTCTTACCATGCCATATGGCAAGTGGGACCCCATGAGAGGAGAGACCATGGAGGGCACAGGCTATAACGGGCGTGTATTATAAGGGAGGGAAGTGGAAATTAATACAAAATGaactacacaacacaaacacacttaaaaaaaaacaacagcaaggGAACACGGATCTAATTCAATGGGGAGGGGGTATTTACATCATTACTAACTTAGAGAGCATGAGAATACACGCATGTTTTTTAATATGCATGACTACTAATTCAGGGTATTGTGCATGCACATTTGAAAAGATTTTTGAAGAGTTTAGAGTAGAGGAAAGTTAGCAACCAAACTGGTTTGAAGGTCTGATCAGCACCTGGAGTGATCACACACCTATACTTAAGCACAAAAATGTATCCTTAGACTAGCTACATGAGAAGCCACATGTacgctgcaaaaataaatttcttagCAAGTGGAACTATCTTGAATATCTGAACTTTagctagtatttcctattataagattacaataaacaaaatataagattattaaacccatGACTagccatttttattcatttcaagcttgaaatagtcttctactggcagataatttttgctcatttttagcaattatttctagaaagaagcaaaaaagcaaagtctgccaatagaataagaaaatttaatgctttgctttttttaatagctagaaataggtttaataatcttatttatttttaataaataagataatttaatcaaattatcttaataatttggtttattgtaatcttataataggaaatactagatacatttgactatattcaagatatttatatttgcagtTTCCAGTCTGAGGAATTATGTGCTTAAGGAGACCTATGATTTGAACACTTGCATAACGGTTTTAATAGCAGAATAAGGAGATGGCTTTAACATGTATTTAAAGCATAGAAAGTTTTAAAGTTTAGTTTAAGAAGCAGTGAAAAAGTCTGAGTAATCAGAGAAAGATGTGCTggtctgtgtatatatatatatatatatatatatatatatatatatatatacatatgctcTGTACACagattgatttattattattattatattttaataatacaacACCATCATGATTCGAACTcatgatctcctgatgataagGCAAGCGCTTTTTTGCTTTAGCACTCGTGAACTatcagattatttattaaatagcGTATACTAGATGGATATAAATACTGGCtagataaaaatgtgttttttcctcaATTACTCTTCATTATAtactttttaacaattttaacaaaTGCACCTACAGATTTACGTAATGAATTCCAGGCTTCCTATGGTCTAACACAACTGTGATCAGCTTGTAGAAGAATCCACAAAGTTCAGAGGAAAAGGGGTCATGTGAATGACCCGAAGCCACACCACCCAAAGCCATGCTGCACTACACCATGCTGCAGAACTACACGACAACACAACATTTACCATGGGCATGCCCCAGCTAGGGGCTGCTACCTGCGCTTGCCAGTTCG encodes:
- the ccdc167 gene encoding coiled-coil domain-containing protein 167 isoform X1, producing MTKAKTIKREKISVATEIDRIEEQRLKCQGSLERAEFRHRREQLSDEDKQALEDEMAIMNERIRKEGACRFARREQEEYDALCSTVGHQCSFLLCLCLLRTPAATHCLDLSSIFCF
- the ccdc167 gene encoding coiled-coil domain-containing protein 167 isoform X2 → MTKAKTIKREKISVATEIDRIEEQRLKCQGSLERAEFRHRREQLSDEDKQALEDEMAIMNERIRKYEKELADLRGENRRNMMLSVALLAISALFYYAFVY